The Rhodovastum atsumiense genome includes a region encoding these proteins:
- the tnpC gene encoding IS66 family transposase, with product MPTPPRIRLTEAEKDALLLEQAALIERMAARIAELEALVGKPRKTSSNSSLPPSQDGPGRKNRERKQSRKPRPSRPGAARPLADTPDQTERCLVEACPHCGTAVAETAQQCRERYDHVDLPVVRPQVTRVEVFGGRCRGCGRRYRAPTPAGMPPGTPFGPGIHALLAYLHHSHHVGFERLSRMCQELFGLSISEGAIANAFRRMAGKLDTACAAIKAKLLQARVIASDETTTRIDGVTHWQWVFVSEQAILHEIAPGRGRAVAEAVLDGHRPEVWVSDRYAGQQELGQTHQVCLAHVLRDVQYAIDCGDTVCAPKIRDHLRWAIRIGKRRPSLKDSTLAVYAGQAERRLDRLLGIPAAHPAGRELQRQIKAWRNKFFVFLHDRRVPPTNNISEQEIRPSVVFRKVTNGFRSAWGAKVHAGYRSVTGTARLKGTTALNAVRALIDGSFAIA from the coding sequence GGCGGCGCTGATTGAGCGCATGGCGGCGCGGATCGCCGAGTTGGAAGCGCTGGTTGGCAAACCGCGGAAGACGTCGTCGAATTCCAGCCTTCCGCCGTCCCAGGATGGCCCGGGGCGCAAGAACCGGGAGCGGAAGCAGTCGCGCAAACCCCGCCCCTCGCGACCGGGGGCGGCGCGGCCCCTGGCGGACACCCCCGATCAGACGGAACGCTGCCTGGTCGAGGCCTGCCCGCACTGCGGAACGGCCGTGGCCGAGACGGCGCAGCAGTGCCGCGAGCGCTACGACCACGTCGACCTTCCTGTCGTCCGCCCGCAGGTGACGCGGGTCGAAGTGTTCGGCGGACGGTGTCGCGGTTGCGGCCGGCGCTATCGCGCCCCGACGCCGGCGGGCATGCCACCGGGCACGCCGTTCGGACCGGGGATCCACGCCCTGCTGGCCTACCTGCACCACAGCCACCACGTCGGCTTCGAGCGCCTGTCGCGGATGTGCCAGGAGCTGTTCGGGCTTTCCATCTCGGAAGGGGCGATCGCCAATGCCTTCCGCCGGATGGCAGGCAAGCTCGACACGGCTTGCGCGGCCATCAAGGCGAAGCTGCTGCAGGCCCGCGTCATCGCCTCGGACGAGACCACCACCCGCATCGACGGCGTCACCCATTGGCAGTGGGTGTTCGTCTCCGAGCAGGCGATCCTGCACGAGATCGCGCCAGGGCGGGGACGCGCCGTGGCCGAGGCGGTGCTCGATGGCCACCGGCCCGAGGTATGGGTTTCAGATCGCTACGCCGGGCAGCAGGAACTGGGCCAGACCCATCAGGTCTGCCTCGCCCACGTCCTGCGTGACGTGCAATACGCCATCGACTGCGGCGACACGGTGTGCGCTCCGAAGATCCGCGACCATCTGCGCTGGGCGATCCGGATCGGCAAGCGTCGACCATCCCTCAAGGACAGCACGCTCGCCGTCTACGCCGGCCAGGCCGAGCGGCGCCTGGATCGCCTGCTCGGCATACCGGCCGCTCATCCGGCCGGACGCGAATTGCAGCGGCAGATCAAAGCCTGGCGAAACAAGTTCTTCGTCTTCCTGCATGACCGGCGCGTTCCGCCGACCAACAACATTAGCGAGCAGGAAATCCGGCCCTCCGTGGTGTTCCGCAAGGTCACCAACGGGTTCCGCTCAGCCTGGGGTGCCAAGGTCCACGCCGGCTACCGATCGGTCACCGGGACGGCCCGCCTGAAAGGAACCACCGCTCTCAACGCCGTCCGCGCTCTCATCGACGGTTCGTTCGCCATCGCCTGA